The DNA window CGAGTACAGCGGCTCTGGCCGCCGCACCGCCCGGTCCACGACGCTCGGAAACAAGATTATCGCCACCTCCCAGTGGCTCCAGCGAACCCGACGACAGGTCGCCGACTGGTACGACGTTCCCTTCCAGTGGGACGTCGAGACGGTTCGCCTCCCGCCGGACATCGACCCGAACGCACAGGAAGGGAACAAGTACACCCCGACGTGGCCGAGCAGCGACGACCGGTTCGACGTTCCCGAAGCCATCCGTGCGTGGCGGAAGTACAAGGGCGACGAGGGACTCGTCGGCTTCGCCGACATGCTCGAACGCGTGAAACAACGCTCGCTCCTCCCGAGCGTCGATTACCTCGTCATCGACGAGTTTCAGGACATCACCCAACTCCAGTTCGACATCTACGAGGAGTGGAAAGACCACATGGAGAACGTCCTCATCGCCGGTGACGACGACCAGGTCGTCTACGCGTGGCAGGGCGCGGACCCGAAACTGCTCCTCGGCGAGGGCGGCGAAGACGTGATTCTCGACACCTCGCACCGACTTCCCTCCCGCGTCCTCAAGGTCGTCCAGCAGGAGGTCACCCACATCGACGAGCGACAGGAGAAGAACCTCAAACCGCGCAAGGAGGGCGGCACCGTCGAGGCGGTGGAGAATCCGTCGATGCTGGACCTCGTGCGCAACGTCCGCTACACCATCGAGGAGTTCGACGGCACCGTGATGGTGTTGTTCCGCGCTCGCTACCAGATGTTCCGCTTCGTGGACGAGTTCATCGACGAGGGGATTCCGTTCCGCACGCTGACCGACCAGCGGATGTGGACCGACCGACTGAACCAGTACGTCGATGCGGTCGAGCAGATTCACGAGGACGAACCAATCGACGGGCTTCAGGCCCGACGCCTCGCGGACATGCTGACCGAATCCACGTTCGGTACGAACGAGCGCGACGAGATGTTCGACGCCATCGACGAACGCAAGGAGGAAGAAGAGGTGGACGACCTCACCGAACTGGAGTTCGACGCCGACTTCGTGCGGAACTTCGCGCCGTTCATGCCCGGTCCGAAATCCGCATCGGACATGGTTCGGAAGGTCACGAGCTACCAGAAGCGCTCCATGAAGGCGTACTTCAGCGGCCGATATCAGGATATGGACCGGAGCCGCGTCCGTATCGGAACCATCCACAGCGCCAAAGGTCGTGAAGCGGACCACGTGTTCATCGGCACCGACCTGACCGAGAAGGTCGTCGAGCAGATGGCGGCGACCGTCGAAAACGAGGGCATCGACGTGCCCAGCGTTGACGAGTTCACCGCCGGAACCGACCCCGTTCCGATTCTCACTGACAACGAACGCCGCGTCTTCTACGTCGGCATGAGCCGCGCCCGCGAGCGCCTCGTCGTCATGGAGAACCTCGTCAGCGGCGCGCCGACGCTCGAACTCGACGTGCTGTTGTACAACGAACCGAACGGAAAATCGGTGGACGACATCCTCGACGCCGCGGAAGCGAAATAGCCGAACGGTATCGACACCGCGGTTCTGTCCCGCTCTTTCGTCTTTTCGTCTTTTCCGATACCCGTGCATTGATACCGTTTCACGATGCACACTCCTCTCATGGCAACAGCCGAACAAGAATCGGACTCCGCCTACGCCGAGCTTCTCGACCGGGAACGACGAATCTCGAACGTCGAAAACGCCGGGATGATTCTCTACTGGGACCAGCAGACGAAGATGCCCGAGGGTGGCACCCCCGCCCGTGCGAAGCAACTGTCCGCGCTCCAGTCCATCGGCCACGAACTGCTCACCGACGAGCGGACGGGCGAACTCCTCGACGAACTGGAGAGCGAGGACTTGGACGACGAGCGGGCCGCCGTCGTGCGCGAAGTCCGGCGCAAATACGACCGCGCGGTTTCCGTCCCGAGCGACCTCGTGGAGAAGATTTCCGAAACGACGAGCGAAGCGCAACCGGCGTGGCAGCGGGCGAAGGCCGAAGACGAGTTCGAGACGTTCGCCCCCTATCTCGAACGACTCCGCGAACTCCACATCGAGCGTGCGGAGCACATCGCTCCGGACGAGGACCCCTACGAAGTCATGTTCGAGGACGGCGAGCCGTATCTCCCGCTCGAACGCGTCGACGAGATATTCGACGAACTCCGTGAGGGATTGGTTCCGCTCATCGAGGACATCGAGGAGAACGGCGCGGACATCGCAGCCGACGCGTTCGCCGGGACGTTCGACCCGGCGGACCAAGAGGCGCTCTGTCGGGATGCGCTCGACCTGTTGAACTACGACTGGGACCGCGGCCGCCTCGACATCGCCCCGCATCCGTTCATGTCCGGGACGCAGTTCGACGCCCGGGTGACGACCCGATTCCACGAGGACGAGTTCGTGGATCCCATCTTTTCGACGATTCACGAGTTCGGCCACGCCACCTACCAACTCGGTTTGCGGGACGACGCCTACGGCACGCCGCTCGGCCAGTCGCGGAGTTCGGGGATTCACGAATCCCAATCGCGGTTCTGGGAGAACCACGTCGGTCGGACGGAGGCCTTCTGGGAGTTCTTCCTCCCGACCGTGACCGAGCACTTCCCCGAGTTCGATGACGTAACGGCCGAGGACGCCTACGAAGCGGCCAATCAGGTGTTCACGGACAACCTCATTCGCGTCGAGGCGGACGAACTGACCTACCACATGCACATCATCCTCCGCTCCGAAATCGAGCAGGAGTTCGTTGCCGGAGACCTCGACGTGGACGACATCCCCGCCCGCTGGAACGAACTCATGGACGAGTACCTCGGCGTCCGCCCCGACACCGACTCGGAGGGCTGCCTGCAGGACATCCACTGGACGAGCGGCTTTGCCAGCTTCCAGAACTACACCGTCGGCAGTGTCTTCGCCGCCCAACTCTGGGCGACCATCGAGGAGGAACTGGACGACCCGATGGAACTCATCCGCGAGGGTGACTTCGCCCCCATCCGAGACTGGTTGACCGAGAACATCCACGAACAGGGGCAAAAGTACACCACCGACGAACTCATCGAGGAGGCGACCGGCGAACCGCTTACGGCGGAGTACTTCCTCGACTACGCGACCGAGAAGTACGGCGAGATTTACGAGTTGGACTGAGCGGCACGAGGGAGGAGACGCAGATTTCGTCGCGGATTTCCGAAACCCCGCTTTTGACGCTCGACCGTGCTCTCGTCGTGAATATACTGTGTGATACTGGATACTACTAAAATATACTTCATCCCACTATCTACTCTCAAATTATACTATCATTCTTCTCATTCTACTAGTTGCTATCCTATCGTACTGTTCCCTAACGAGGAGAACGGACGATACCGTGCCGACCGCGGACTGGGGTCCTCGCTCCCCGCACGGGCGCTTTCGGCGGTTATCCGTCCGGCCGAAACGATGGCAGTTCGTGCAACCGCTTGGTGGGCGCGGTCGGCGACCGCGCCCGCCTGCCGTCCGGAATGGTGGAACAGGCGGTGAAAGGGTGGCGGAAAGAGCGGCGGAAAAGGCGGCGGGGTGGGTGGTCCCTAGCAGTCGCGGTCGTAACTGCCGCGTTCGAGTTTCCGGTTGCGACGTCGTCGTTTATCCCCCTGCGTCGTCCATCCTTGCCGACGTTCTCCCGGTTTGCTCGTGTGCGAAAATCTCCGTTTTTCGTCCTACTCCTCGTCATCGTCGGTTTTCGCAACCTTGCCGACGACCTTCTGTGCCGCGCTGGTGGGCACGTCGGAGGGGGTCGTCAGTTTCTCGCGGAGGAGGACCATGAGGACGCCGATGGCGACGAACGCGCCGCCGAGGGCGGCCTCCCCCGCGATGATGCGGTCGATACCCAAGAGGGCGATGGGGAGGGCGAGCACCAGCGTCGCGGCGAGACTCACGGTGTCGAGGATGCCCAGTTTCATGCCCGTACTTCCGTCCCCCCGACCAAAAATCCGCCGTCACGGCCTCCCGATTCGGAACCGTTTTCAACCGCTCGGCGTAACAGTTCCGTTATGTTTACCGGAATCGTTGCGGAAGTCGGCGAGATTCGTCGCGTCGAGGAGACCGAGGGCGGCCGTCGGCTCACCATCGCGGCCGACGAGGTGCTTTCGGACGTGGCAGACGGCGCGAGCATCGCCGTCAACGGGGCCTGTCTGACCGTCGAAGAGTTCGACGACGACTCGTTCGAGGTGTTTCTGGCGGCCGAGACGGTGGCGAAGACCTACCTCGGCGAAATCGAGGAAGGGGATGTCGTCAACCTCGAACGCGCGCTTCGGGCCGACGCCCGCCTCGACGGGCACTTCGTGCAGGGGCACGTCGATACGACGACCGAGGTCGTGGACGTGCGCGAAGTAGGTGAAGATTGGGAGTACGAGTTCGCCGTCCCCGAGGCGTTCGGCCAGTACATCGTCGATAAGGGATCGGTCGCGCTGGACGGCATCAGCCTCACGGTGGCCGAGAAAGGGGAGGACACGTTCACCGTCGCCATCATCCCGACGACGCGGCGGGTGACGAACCTCTCGGAGAAGGAACCCGGCGACCCCGTGCACCTCGAAGTGGACGTGCTGGCGAAGTACGCCGACGAACTGCTCGCGGAGCGGCGTTAGAAGTCGAAGTTCGAAAACTCGTCGGAACGTTCGTCTTCGGCGTTTTCGTCCTCTTCGTTGCTTTCGTCGCTTTCGTTCTCCTCGTTGCTCTCGGTGTCGTTCCACCCACCGTTGGCGAAGTCCGTGTCGCCGTCGTTCCCGAGTAGGCCGCTTTCGGCTTCGTCGCCGAGCAGTCCGCTGCCGTCGCCCGAGTCGAACTGCACGGGTTCGCGTCGCTTCCGCGGTTCGGGTGCGTCCCGTCGCTCGTCCGCGCCGTCTCCTTGCTTTTCTTCCACCTCGGCGTACATGACGCGGTAGCGCGATATCTTCCGGTAGAGCAGGTAGCCGAAGAAGCCGTCGTAGACGAACACGAACGCGATGTAGGCTATTTCGACGGAGACGGTGGGGTAGAAGGCGGATATCACGTTGGGAACGAACCCGACGAGCGTGTTGTACGTCGCGTGGATGAACGCCGCGATGAGGAGGCCCTTGACCGCGATGGGACCCGCGTTCTCGCGGTTGAACTTCGCCAAGCCGAGGTAGTAGCCCGCGAACGCGGAGTAGATGACGTGACCCGGTCCGGCGAACAGTCGAAACACGGCCGTTCGCCCGACGTTCAAAATCGAGTCGGTGCCCGTGGACGACAGAACACTTTGGCTGATGTAAATAGCGTTCTCGATGGTGGCGAAACCCAACCCGGCCATCGCGCCGTAGACGGCCCCGTCGATGACGGCGTTGAACTTGTCGCTCCGGTAGGCGAACAACCGCACGGCCAGCCACTTCACCGTCTCCTCGACCGGGCCGACGATGAGGTAGAAGTAGAGTACCGCCCCGAAGAGCGGAACGCCGGTAAACACCGGTTGCAGAGCGGAGTTGAACACGGCCGCGAACATGGCAAAGAGGACGCCGAGGAGGAACGTCCCGACGAGAAGCGGTAACGGTTCCGACATGGTGACGTCGGCGTACCAGATGTAGGCCGCGAGCGCGAACGCGGGAACGACCGAGAGGAGGACGAACGCGCCGACCTCCGGGTCGCTCAACACCGCCAATCCGCCGAAGACGAACTGCACCAGGAGAATCGCCGCGGCGAGGAGAACGATCAAGGCGCGCGTCGAGACTACGAGCGCGCCGTACAACTTCGTCGCAAACCAATCGAGACGCGTCCGTTCCTCCCACGTCGAGATGCCGTATAGATCGACCGAATCGTCCATCCCGCGAGCGACCGGGTCCCGTTTCTCGTCCATGTTTCGAGTTCGCACAGCCGAAGAGTAAATCGTTCGGCACGAGTTTCCTTTGATTCCTAGTATGGGTATATATGACGTATTATTCCTGTAGGGTCACTCTTAATAAGTAGAATCGCACATCACGTCACACCATGACACCCGTCAGCCAGAGCCGAGGAATTAT is part of the Haladaptatus paucihalophilus DX253 genome and encodes:
- a CDS encoding UvrD-helicase domain-containing protein; the encoded protein is MAETDAKVTRLFGGPGSGKTTELLDRVEDILSQDGVTVNDLLVVSYTRAAANEVRERLAERLDVDPRSLQGNVCTMHAKAYELLNLSRGDVVGEKDKKEFCEDYGLEYEDEYSGSGRRTARSTTLGNKIIATSQWLQRTRRQVADWYDVPFQWDVETVRLPPDIDPNAQEGNKYTPTWPSSDDRFDVPEAIRAWRKYKGDEGLVGFADMLERVKQRSLLPSVDYLVIDEFQDITQLQFDIYEEWKDHMENVLIAGDDDQVVYAWQGADPKLLLGEGGEDVILDTSHRLPSRVLKVVQQEVTHIDERQEKNLKPRKEGGTVEAVENPSMLDLVRNVRYTIEEFDGTVMVLFRARYQMFRFVDEFIDEGIPFRTLTDQRMWTDRLNQYVDAVEQIHEDEPIDGLQARRLADMLTESTFGTNERDEMFDAIDERKEEEEVDDLTELEFDADFVRNFAPFMPGPKSASDMVRKVTSYQKRSMKAYFSGRYQDMDRSRVRIGTIHSAKGREADHVFIGTDLTEKVVEQMAATVENEGIDVPSVDEFTAGTDPVPILTDNERRVFYVGMSRARERLVVMENLVSGAPTLELDVLLYNEPNGKSVDDILDAAEAK
- a CDS encoding riboflavin synthase, with product MFTGIVAEVGEIRRVEETEGGRRLTIAADEVLSDVADGASIAVNGACLTVEEFDDDSFEVFLAAETVAKTYLGEIEEGDVVNLERALRADARLDGHFVQGHVDTTTEVVDVREVGEDWEYEFAVPEAFGQYIVDKGSVALDGISLTVAEKGEDTFTVAIIPTTRRVTNLSEKEPGDPVHLEVDVLAKYADELLAERR
- a CDS encoding DUF7533 family protein, producing MKLGILDTVSLAATLVLALPIALLGIDRIIAGEAALGGAFVAIGVLMVLLREKLTTPSDVPTSAAQKVVGKVAKTDDDEE
- a CDS encoding PrsW family intramembrane metalloprotease is translated as MDEKRDPVARGMDDSVDLYGISTWEERTRLDWFATKLYGALVVSTRALIVLLAAAILLVQFVFGGLAVLSDPEVGAFVLLSVVPAFALAAYIWYADVTMSEPLPLLVGTFLLGVLFAMFAAVFNSALQPVFTGVPLFGAVLYFYLIVGPVEETVKWLAVRLFAYRSDKFNAVIDGAVYGAMAGLGFATIENAIYISQSVLSSTGTDSILNVGRTAVFRLFAGPGHVIYSAFAGYYLGLAKFNRENAGPIAVKGLLIAAFIHATYNTLVGFVPNVISAFYPTVSVEIAYIAFVFVYDGFFGYLLYRKISRYRVMYAEVEEKQGDGADERRDAPEPRKRREPVQFDSGDGSGLLGDEAESGLLGNDGDTDFANGGWNDTESNEENESDESNEEDENAEDERSDEFSNFDF
- a CDS encoding carboxypeptidase M32, which codes for MATAEQESDSAYAELLDRERRISNVENAGMILYWDQQTKMPEGGTPARAKQLSALQSIGHELLTDERTGELLDELESEDLDDERAAVVREVRRKYDRAVSVPSDLVEKISETTSEAQPAWQRAKAEDEFETFAPYLERLRELHIERAEHIAPDEDPYEVMFEDGEPYLPLERVDEIFDELREGLVPLIEDIEENGADIAADAFAGTFDPADQEALCRDALDLLNYDWDRGRLDIAPHPFMSGTQFDARVTTRFHEDEFVDPIFSTIHEFGHATYQLGLRDDAYGTPLGQSRSSGIHESQSRFWENHVGRTEAFWEFFLPTVTEHFPEFDDVTAEDAYEAANQVFTDNLIRVEADELTYHMHIILRSEIEQEFVAGDLDVDDIPARWNELMDEYLGVRPDTDSEGCLQDIHWTSGFASFQNYTVGSVFAAQLWATIEEELDDPMELIREGDFAPIRDWLTENIHEQGQKYTTDELIEEATGEPLTAEYFLDYATEKYGEIYELD